The sequence ACGCTAACTGGACCGGGCTCAACAGAGGGGTCCCTTGATCTATCGGGGTGGAGCCTGTGCTGCCACAGCTGGGGACTGCTTGCCCGCCCATCGTGGGCAAGTTTGCATGCCCACCAGGGGCCGGTGTCTCCTTCGATGCAGCGCTCCCTAGCTCCTCCTGGCATgtgccgccaccgccaccgccatgGATGACAAGGTGCTCGATAACAAACATCCTATGAACACCTTCCCCTTGTGCCTAGACTTTCCCATGTCGCCTTCGCGGCAAAGACGATGTTGTGTGACACAGGTACTCATCCTTCGCACGGATCATATAGCCGGTAGGCCTTGCTCCCAGCCTCATAGCCTAGGAACATCGGCGTGCTCCTTTCCTCTAGCTTGGAGAGGTGGGGCAACCGAACATCCACAAGAACGACATGTCCATCTTCCTCTCGTACCAAACCTCGTATGGTGTCATCTCCTTCAAACTCTTTGTCGACGTGTGATTGAAGATAAAGACTACCATAGAAATAGCCTCACCCAGAACTCTGTCATCATCCGCTTGGCCTTCAACATGCTCCTGGCCATGCCAACCATCATCTAGTTGCCGCTCAACAACTCCGTTCTGTTGCGGTGAATACGGCGTGAAGAGATGGCACACGATGCCATGCTCGGAATAGTACTCGACAAACTCCACTGAAGTGAACTCCCTACCTTGATTGGTCCTGAGCACACATGGTTTCTTCCTAGACTTGGCTTACACCTACGCCAGGAAGCCCTTGATCACCGCCACTGCCACTGCCACATCCTTGCATGCTAGAAGTTGCAGCCACATGAAGTCGTTGTGGTTGCCCACCAGCAGTAGGATGCAGCGCCATCCTCCATGCGTAGCCAAAGTGATTGGCCCACATAGATCATCGTGGACAAACTTAAGGATATCACTGATGCAATAGTTGCCCAGTTTCAGAAATGGGGGCCTCCTCTGCTTCCCTGTCAGGCAGTTATTACGAAGCTCGCCAGCGCGCTTGATGACAAAGAGATTGTGCACCATCTCCTGGCAtgtcaggctcccaaactcattgAAGTTGAAGTGCACATATCAAGTGTGCCCACCTCCTCactttgcctcatggccaagcacATCGATTGTGCTAGCTTGAGATACAGCATGGTTCTCAAATCGCTTCACCTTAGCAAGAAGGTGGCGTTAGCGGTCGCGAATGTGTAGGTCGTTGTTGTTGATGAGGACTTGGCACCCACGCTCATCCAGTTGCACGATGTTGACCGAAGCCTCAGGTTGTTGTACACATCCATCAGCGCTTGATGCTCATCATTCTAGCACTTGATGATGGTGTCACGGCCACGGATGTCCACCCACAAGTTGTCACCGAACTTCACAGAGCCAACCACACTGACATCTAGCTTCGCAAACGCGTCCTTGTTGTCGGGTTATGTGGTTGCTAGCCCCAGTCAGGTACCACCTCTACTCCATGTCGCCGCCACCACTCCTGAGGTGAACCTAGACCCGAGATTCGTCGAGGGAGATGCTCTACTTTGCACTTGACTCCAACTCTTCAACCACATCATTCAGCACACACACTTGCTCCATTAGAAGCATTGGTTTGTTGTCTTCAGCCTACATGGTGCACCTACTCCTTTCCTTCTTTCTTGGGATTCTTGCAATCCTAGGCTCAATGCCCCCATCTTCCTGCACCCGCAACAAGTATCCATATCGAGGGGACGCGACTAGAGATgcgactagagatggcaatggataCCCGAAACCCAAATACCCGAcgggttttacccgatatgaaggcgggtacgggataatttctctacccgcgggtatgttaatgggcaagaacctctacccgttgggtagacgggtacGGGTTGGTACTACCCATACCAGGCTACTCATGGGTAAAATATACCTGCATCAATGCCACTATAACCATCTAATAGAGCCCATCTTAGCTAAAATAAAACCCTTCTCTAGCTATCATTTGTCTAGCTACCAAGTTATGTatatgatttgttatatgtgaagttaaacttgttttgtatgtttatttaatattttgagtgatcGGTACTCAACGGGTGAAATTACCCGCGCAGGTATGggtatgggtaagattttatacccgcgagcatatatgggtaacccgacgggtagaatttttttaaatgggtaacccgacgggtagaattttttttaatGGGTACGGGTATAGAATGGTACTACCCGACGGATATGTACTCGTTGCCATCCCTAGACACGACGCATTGCCGACATCCTTCTTTTGTGAGCGTTTGTCGCAGCACTTCCTCGTGCTGCTACGATTGGACAACCCAAAGGAGCCTTCCTCAGATTGCCGCTCACGCATGTGGGCCGCCCACTCCTCAGTCAACACAACTTGCCTGTGACCATCATCCTCATCTCTGCGCGGTCATCGACTGCCTTCAGGCACTCTATCACGTCCCCGAGAGAGAGCATCAAAAAGTAGATCAAAATTTCAATGCCCCAAGAGAGGGCGTAAATGTTGATTCACTCCCAACCAACAGCTCCCACGTCCATGCGGCCGCCATAAATCAAGGGAGTTGAGTAGGGGAGTTGATTACGGGATTTGATTAGGGGAGTTAATTAAGGGATTTGATTTTTTATGGCAGTTACGAACACCATAAATCAAGGGATTCCCCTTTTTCATTGTGCACGTGGAAAATATGCATGCGGACATTGGTGGGCACCCCCGGGTTTGAGCATAAAAATCATCAACTTTGAGCATTAATAGTGATAGTGGTATGCGTAAAAATCTGCAATGTTGTTACAATGGTCAGTGTGATGTCACGTCTGACATCCCCGTAACAAATGTGTGTGAATCCAGATGGTTACCGTAAAAAACCAAGCCACGTGAGAATCGTCATATTTATCATCATACAAATCCTCAATAAAATGCATAAACAGTAAgtagtaggcataaaacacaatcatGTTAGGCATAAACATGGATAGGGGAGGTCGTCGCCGGTGAATGGCCCCGAGGCCACCGGATCGAAGGATGCCCTCAGATGCCACCGGATCGGAGGTGGTCATCGTTGAAGGAAGTTCAAGACGTGATGGATCGGAGGAGGTCGTCGACGTCAGATGTCGCCGCGGGCGGTCGCCGTTGCCGCTCGTGACTCAAGCGATCGCCGCCATTCGCACCTCAGCCGGTCACGGCCGCTGCTCGCCGACATCGTGCCTCGGGTCGTAGTCCGTGCCACGAGTCGCAGGACGCCGTCGTCGACATCCAGATGCCGCTCGCACCTCGAGCGGTCGCGGTCGCTGCCACGCCCGAAACCCTAATCCCTAGAGTCTGAGGGTGCTTTTATAGACGCCCGGGGCCTAAGTCAGCTTGAGATGGTTCAGCTGAACCGGATGGCAGCATTGGGTCAGGGCTTCACCTAGTTATTGGAAGACCAGGGCTccaaatatataaactatatatatatacacacacacaaagGTAGTTCTAGTTTGTGTGTGAACTGGAACTGGTGAACCTTGACTGTTGTGGCAGCCAAATCTTTTGTCCTAGGGCTGCTATTCAGCCTACTGGATGTTGTCATGCTCTTGCAAGGAAATTAAACTGCAACTGCTTGCAAGCTTCTGTGCAAGGTCAGCAGTAGATTCGACAGCAAGGAATTGACCTATTGTCAACCTTCTGTTGCAGCAAAACAAGCTATAGTAATAAAGGCTGGGTGTAACATTTTCTCAGTACTATTTAGCAGATTTAAATATCCTGTTTGATGATGGTTTAAATCTCAAAAAAAACAATTTCTAAATGCAAAATTGAAATATCCTCTAGCTGCCATCTATCAGATTTAAATGGCACATTCTATCATATTTGATATCCTCTTCGTTTAACAAGCTTTTCATTCCAAAATGCAACTTGTTAATATAGCTGACACTAAGgttatatttttaaatatttcaGAGTTAGAATGTGGGAAAATAGAACAAAAGACATTACGTTCACAATTGCTGTAGCCATCGCCTTTAAATTGTACGCCATTGAAAGTGGGGCATTCACACACTCTACCACGGAAGGTGTCCTGAGTAAGAATGTTTGGATGACATTGATgtgaaaaaatagaaaaaatattCGCACATACACATCAATGAATATATTGTACCTATCTACACATACCCTACAGGCTGTTACATTAGCAGATTTGTCTTGCCAGCAGCCCCCGTTGTCATTCAGACACTCATTTGTCTCTATATCTGTTTTCAAACAGCTCAACAATTTGTAGCCTCCATATAATAAATTACTGATTACTGAATATTAGGTGTTAAATAGTTTATATGTGCTTACCATCACTCAGGCAAACATTTGGTTCTGTAGTTTCCTCAAAACCAGCACAAATAGCTTTGAGGACAGCTTTCCTCTCAAGCTTCCCTGTATTCCTTTTGCAGGTTAAAGTCATATAGAGTGGATGTAAGTTTGTGTACCTGCAGAATATTTACCTCGATATTGCCGGTTGTTCACAACAAGTGTAGGCAATATAGTAACATCTCCTCTTGAACCTTTCCCAATCTATACAATATAACAGCACAAATTAACTCATAGATAATGAAGGACGGTAAAAGGTCAATGAAATAGTCTGCAGTGACTGTTATATTTTAAAAAATAAATCTGTGTGCTTTATTTTACTAATAAAAGCTCCACGACAAACTACATAATATGCTAGGTCACTTCACCTGAGCATCTTGTTCCATTTTAAGTAACGGGTGGTCAGAATCAGCATTTGGGTCTCCCATGCATTTATCGACCTTCTTCACATCCAGACCTATTTCAAGTGTAAAAACATTACAGCTGTTACATGTATACTGAAGTGATCAACCATTATATCTGCAAGTTGCATGTCTGATTATATATCATGCTATGAACTGTGAACATCTGAACACTAATTCAAGTGAGAGTAAACATAGATTACTCAGATTAGCAAGTGGGTGCCAAGCATGTTAAAAACTTACAAacatgtttttacaaaatatataTACAATGTGGATTCTTAAGTAAGCGAGGAAAGAAAACGGAGCAAACCTAGTGATTTGATGACAGTTTCTGCACATTTTTTATTGTACTTCTTCTCCTTCATTGGACACCTTATGTGAAAATCAGTCACATAATCCCACCAGACCCATGGTTTCTTATTTTCGTttgcaactttaaacacacataaCTGTCTGAGGTTCTCTACCACCACATCCTTTCCTTCGTAGCCTGTGCTAAAATCTTGCTCTGGATCAGGTGCACAGTACCTTCCATGGTTTATGCATTGAGACTTGCATTGTTTACTGATCACAAATGCTTGAGGACAGTACCAAGTAATGTAATGGGGCGTGAATTGGCTATAGCCACCTTTCTCAAGTAGTTGGGCAGCTCCTTTAAATTCCTTAAGAAAATTCATCAGCATATCACATTTAGGCCCGCATTCATCATTGCTGTTTGTCCATAACTCATACTCAACACGGTCATCTGGATGTGGAACAGCCTCCCTCCAATCAAGATTAACATTAACCATTTCCCCATCTTTAACAGCCTTCTTCAACTGGTCACCAAATTTTTCATCTATTAATGCAGAAGGAATGGTTATGTTTTGTATATACTTTGAAGCCTCGTCATCTTCACGAGGTAAATCCATTGTTATCAATGGTTCATCCTTGTCATCAACTACAAGTACTGCAGAGGCACCAGCATTTTGTGCATTCCAAACCTTCTTCGCAAATAAGCACTCTGGAAAACACATATGAAGGAGGAAAACTAGATTACCATGAAGCTTGAAGAAAAAAAAACAGTGATGGGCAGACCCATTGCCaaaggctcccacatgagtgaggTCTAGAGAAGGGATAAACCGAGGTAAGCCTCCCCCCGCAAATGCGGACAGGCTGCTTCAAACCCGCGACCTGGTAACTTAGTGACACAGCTCTCACCACTGCACTCAACAGTGACtcagtgagacagctctcaccgcaaacagtgatgatgaaggttaaaAGGAAATAAAGGGTATATTTCAGAAGTTACTAGGGATGGTAAAAAAACAGCTAATACAGCAGAAAGTCATATGAGATCAGAGTCAGATTTTTGGCATTCCAGGGAATCAATAATTTCCTAGTTACATATTTTTGTCAAGTGACTCAATGACAGCTAAGATCAGATGGCAATGTCAAAATATCAATGCAGCATTAGAAGACAAATCACCAAAATGGTCTGCAGCACTCTTCACTCGTGCTTACTGATTAGTACTACAACAAAATCTCTGTAATCACCATTCTGCAAGTCTATTCGGTAGCAGCATAAGCCTCTCTACAAACATTCCCAATTATCTGAAACCACCAATTTTATGCCTACAGGAGACTATATTCAGCATCCAATGCATGGATCCACCAATTTATTATCTTAATAATGGAATAAAGATAATAAAAAACATATTTTGGTGTTGCTATTTATAGTGGTGTCAACTTCCTCGCCAGAGAGACTTAGAAAATGCTACACTAGCACCACCTAGTTGTAGTATGCTACAGCCGACAAAACCAGCCAGTAATAATTAATCAATTAGTTTGCAGCTAAGTCTCCAATCACAACTACAAAGCAAAGGGCATGGCACAAATCAGCCGCGCAAAGACAGATCGAGACATCGGGAGCACTTACCACCGCGGTCGATGAGGAGGAACGTGGGCATCGCGCCAGGCTTGGCACGGAAGGGGTGCCTGC is a genomic window of Zea mays cultivar B73 chromosome 5, Zm-B73-REFERENCE-NAM-5.0, whole genome shotgun sequence containing:
- the LOC100191845 gene encoding vacuolar-sorting receptor 3 isoform X1 — its product is MRRSSHAMGAQAFRLLLLLLLAAAAAEARFVVEKNSLMVTSPTSLRGRHDSAIGNFGIPQYGGSMAGAVVYPKDNAKACDDFDGRHPFRAKPGAMPTFLLIDRGECLFAKKVWNAQNAGASAVLVVDDKDEPLITMDLPREDDEASKYIQNITIPSALIDEKFGDQLKKAVKDGEMVNVNLDWREAVPHPDDRVEYELWTNSNDECGPKCDMLMNFLKEFKGAAQLLEKGGYSQFTPHYITWYCPQAFVISKQCKSQCINHGRYCAPDPEQDFSTGYEGKDVVVENLRQLCVFKVANENKKPWVWWDYVTDFHIRCPMKEKKYNKKCAETVIKSLGLDVKKVDKCMGDPNADSDHPLLKMEQDAQIGKGSRGDVTILPTLVVNNRQYRGKLERKAVLKAICAGFEETTEPNVCLSDDIETNECLNDNGGCWQDKSANVTACRDTFRGRVCECPTFNGVQFKGDGYSNCEHIDECKEKKACQCPECNCKDTWGGYDCTCSGDLLYIREHDTCISKTAVQAKAAWAAVWGILIVVAVVAAGSYVVYKYRLRSYMDSEIRAIMAQYMPLDNQGEVPNHTHDEDRS
- the LOC100191845 gene encoding Vacuolar-sorting receptor 3 precursor, which gives rise to MRRSSHAMGAQAFRLLLLLLLAAAAAEARFVVEKNSLMVTSPTSLRGRHDSAIGNFGIPQYGGSMAGAVVYPKDNAKACDDFDGRHPFRAKPGAMPTFLLIDRGECLFAKKVWNAQNAGASAVLVVDDKDEPLITMDLPREDDEASKYIQNITIPSALIDEKFGDQLKKAVKDGEMVNVNLDWREAVPHPDDRVEYELWTNSNDECGPKCDMLMNFLKEFKGAAQLLEKGGYSQFTPHYITWYCPQAFVISKQCKSQCINHGRYCAPDPEQDFSTGYEGKDVVVENLRQLCVFKVANENKKPWVWWDYVTDFHIRCPMKEKKYNKKCAETVIKSLGLDVKKVDKCMGDPNADSDHPLLKMEQDAQIGKGSRGDVTILPTLVVNNRQYRGKLERKAVLKAICAGFEETTEPNVCLSDDIETNECLNDNGGCWQDKSANVTACRDTFRGRVCECPTFNGVQFKGDGYSNCEPAGPGKCLINHGGCWHETRNGKTFSACQESGDGKCLCPAGFRGDGVKKCEDIDECKEKKACQCPECNCKDTWGGYDCTCSGDLLYIREHDTCISKTAVQAKAAWAAVWGILIVVAVVAAGSYVVYKYRLRSYMDSEIRAIMAQYMPLDNQGEVPNHTHDEDRS